One Engystomops pustulosus chromosome 7, aEngPut4.maternal, whole genome shotgun sequence DNA window includes the following coding sequences:
- the LOC140069178 gene encoding gonadotropin-releasing hormone II receptor-like, with product MMNLSNEGLEEESVAPPGLCLWGLNFSCIHINGLSNPDGPNITFLNEDHFVLPTFSMAAKVRVAITCVLFVSSACFNVATLWTMSHKYRKKSHIRILIMNLVGADLLITFVVMPLDAVWNITIQWYAGDVACRILMFLKLVAMYSSAFITVVISLDRRAAIINPLGIGDAKKNNKTMLSVAWTLSLLLATPQLFVFHTVSRTHPVHFIQCATLGSFQEHWQETLYNMFTFCCLFLLPLLIMIFCYTQILIEISRKMKKSCASSSEVHLRRSYNNIPRARMRTFKMSLVIVVTFVVCWTPYYLLGLWYWFSPEMLSSRQVPASLSHILFLFGLFSACLDPIIYGLFTIHFRREIRRVCRCTAQDSDTTSVGTGSFRISTAAVPLKRSAGGSCKFDLEVTGVGLHPGKCQHCKREVAESFM from the exons ATGATGAACCTCAGTAATGAAGGTTTGGAAGAGGAATCTGTGGCCCCTCCAGGTCTATGTCTGTGGGGGCTGAACTTCAGCTGTATACACATCAATGGCCTTAGTAATCCAGATGGTCCTAATATAACGTTCCTCAATGAAGACCATTTTGTTCTGCCCACGTTCTCCATGGCCGCGAAAGTGCGAGTAGCCATCACGTGTGTCCTGTTTGTGTCCTCCGCTTGCTTCAACGTGGCCACATTGTGGACCATGTCCCACAAGTACAGGAAGAAGTCCCACATCCGCATCCTTATCATGAACTTGGTGGGTGCAGACCTCCTCATTACGTTTGTGGTGATGCCTCTGGATGCGGTGTGGAACATTACCATCCAGTGGTACGCTGGTGACGTGGCCTGCCGGATCCTCATGTTCCTCAAGCTGGTGGCCATGTACTCTTCTGCCTTCATCACTGTGGTCATCAGCCTGGATCGACGTGCTGCCATCATCAACCCTCTAGGAATAGGAGATGCCAAGAAGAACAACAAGACCATGTTATCAGTGGCCTGGACACTCAGCCTTCTACTCGCTACCCCACAG CTCTTTGTGTTCCACACGGTCAGCAGGACACATCCAGTGCACTTTATCCAGTGCGCCACATTAGGAAGTTTCCAAGAGCACTGGCAGGAGACCCTCTACAACATGTTCACCTTCTGCTGCCTCTTCTTACTGCCCCTGCTCATCATGATCTTCTGCTACACACAGATCCTCATCGAGATCTCCAGGAAGATGAAGAAGTCATGTG CCTCTTCCAGTGAAGTTCACCTCCGTCGCTCCTATAATAACATCCCTCGGGCTCGGATGAGAACATTTAAGATGTCTCTGGTGATTGTGGTGACGTTCGTGGTGTGCTGGACTCCCTACTACCTCCTGGgtctgtggtactggttctccccggAGATGCTGAGCAGTAGGCAGGTACCGGCATCGCTCAGTCACATCCTCTTCCTCTTCGGACTGTTCAGCGCCTGCCTGGACCCGATCATCTACGGCCTCTTCACCATTCACTTCCGCAGGGAGATCCGGAGGGTTTGCCGGTGCACGGCTCAGGACAGTGACACGACGTCTGTGGGGACAGGCTCCTTCCGCATCTCCACTGCTGCAGTCCCCCTGAAGAGGTCAGCAGGGGGGTCCTGTAAGTTTGACCTGGAGGTGACGGGCGTGGGGCTGCACCCGGGGAAGTGCCAGCACTGCAAAAGGGAGGTGGCCGAGAGCTTCATGTGA